A genome region from Rickettsiales endosymbiont of Stachyamoeba lipophora includes the following:
- a CDS encoding UvrD-helicase domain-containing protein, producing the protein MDQLERSIATDPLQSCWVNASAGSGKTKLLVDRILRLILSNNKPNKILAITFTNAAASEMKERIIHKIQSLNKLDDNLLKTTLKELYIEDAESNFTAYKQIITSTNQLILEDPSILKIQTIHSFCHNLIKQFCLEAGLNPDFKLIDNISYQTLLKEVSTSIILKTSDDTELKQALSYLGQVISFSELDEVISHIITSIDNFNYIFDHYGSLDNCTAYLKEYLQLNTDKDLRVFTEQFIKELITTQKDVIIKLATQILTYDKSSNKDIEKAQKLISFVNSSDPHFFDYIYLFFTQTITPQKQVFSKKVISEIGGLEQFIDFQQAHCEEFLLEWKKLRSFHHTKTLLTLVYHITQQLNHLKSKNNLLDFNDLIKHTTKLLNDPAYAWINFIIYNQIDHILVDEAQDTAPLQWQVILKLFEENFSGNFDQALPKTLFIVGDEKQSIYSFQGADAAIYFHVKQRLKQHFSQAGLHLHDLTLQYCFRSTKEVLHLVDQFTNNPCYHQSLTYQETAIKHLAFRPEGGLVTLWPLINYRPLEEEAELQWPDPLKFTPHYSSHQILAKFIAEQIKEWLDSGRILPNHNRPVAAQDIMILVRKRNELFYEIINELNKLSIPNSGVDKFKLKEHIVTKDILALLKFILLPIDDLNLACLLKSPFFNLNEDQLIELCIERGSNSLWDYLKDTQNSKWQQLYYQLNYFCNHEHKYSPYKLLSNIFVTNLTYQSFFQRMAKQSWQIIQQIINLAEIHDYQFGLQQFVYFLDNNEIEVSFKNNDHAVRILTIHGSKGLESNIVILADTCQLPNNHQNKFVWKNDSSPFVFWKEASKFRLEQINELNDNINHQLYDEYLRLLYVAITRARDELYIASSINQQTTNDNSWYKILEPAFKSLNTTGNQQINSETLTRFNLSTNILSYGQNQFDYRPFNTEHATPNNRLITSVKEFIKPTKEEKPSEHTKLGTLLHKILEYADSLDNNQKIIALIEYFEPLADNNLKQIVINILAKIDKLAELKALFSLPSFKEYPLIFNNNGSDISIRIDRLIFAPDHIIILDFKLTKNDLLLDSYLKQLDLYQIAISAKFANYAIKKAILWLTESELEYIN; encoded by the coding sequence ATGGATCAACTCGAAAGATCAATAGCTACCGACCCATTACAATCATGTTGGGTTAATGCTTCTGCAGGAAGCGGTAAAACTAAATTGTTAGTGGATCGTATACTTAGGTTAATTTTAAGTAATAATAAACCTAATAAAATTTTAGCCATTACTTTTACTAATGCCGCCGCAAGCGAGATGAAAGAGCGAATTATTCACAAAATACAATCTTTAAATAAACTTGATGATAATTTACTCAAAACCACCCTGAAAGAATTATATATCGAAGATGCTGAATCTAACTTTACTGCTTATAAACAAATTATTACTTCCACTAATCAGCTTATTTTAGAAGATCCGAGTATTTTAAAAATACAAACTATACATAGTTTCTGCCACAATCTCATCAAGCAATTTTGCTTAGAAGCTGGGCTTAATCCTGATTTTAAGCTTATTGATAACATCTCATATCAAACGCTTCTGAAAGAAGTAAGCACTTCAATTATCTTAAAAACTTCTGATGACACGGAGCTCAAGCAAGCCTTATCTTATTTAGGGCAAGTTATTAGCTTTAGCGAATTAGATGAAGTGATTTCACATATTATTACCTCAATAGATAATTTTAATTATATATTTGATCATTATGGAAGTTTAGATAATTGTACAGCTTACTTAAAAGAATACCTGCAACTAAATACCGATAAAGATCTTCGTGTCTTTACCGAGCAGTTTATTAAAGAATTGATTACTACTCAAAAAGACGTCATTATAAAGCTTGCCACCCAAATTTTAACTTACGATAAATCAAGCAATAAAGATATAGAAAAAGCTCAAAAGTTAATCAGCTTTGTTAACAGCTCAGACCCCCACTTTTTTGATTATATCTATTTATTTTTTACACAAACCATCACTCCTCAAAAACAAGTTTTTAGCAAGAAAGTAATCAGTGAAATTGGTGGCCTAGAACAATTCATTGATTTCCAGCAAGCACACTGTGAGGAATTTTTGCTAGAATGGAAAAAACTACGCTCATTCCATCATACCAAAACCTTACTTACTTTGGTTTACCATATTACCCAGCAGCTAAATCACCTAAAATCTAAAAATAACTTATTAGATTTCAATGATCTGATTAAGCACACGACTAAGCTACTAAATGACCCGGCATATGCCTGGATAAATTTTATAATATATAATCAAATTGATCATATTTTAGTTGATGAAGCTCAAGATACCGCTCCTCTGCAATGGCAAGTAATCCTTAAATTATTTGAAGAAAATTTTAGCGGTAATTTTGACCAAGCATTACCAAAAACTCTGTTTATAGTTGGAGATGAAAAACAATCTATTTACAGCTTCCAAGGAGCAGATGCAGCTATTTACTTCCATGTTAAACAGCGGCTAAAGCAACATTTTTCTCAAGCAGGCCTACATCTCCATGATCTTACGCTACAATACTGCTTTAGGAGCACTAAAGAAGTGCTCCACTTAGTAGATCAATTTACTAACAATCCTTGCTACCATCAATCTCTTACCTATCAAGAGACCGCTATTAAACATTTAGCTTTTAGGCCGGAAGGTGGGCTAGTGACCCTTTGGCCCTTAATTAACTATCGACCTTTAGAGGAGGAGGCAGAATTACAATGGCCTGATCCGTTAAAATTTACTCCTCATTACTCCTCTCATCAAATTTTAGCTAAGTTTATTGCAGAGCAAATTAAAGAATGGCTTGATAGCGGGAGAATTCTGCCTAATCATAACAGACCGGTAGCTGCCCAAGATATAATGATCTTAGTAAGAAAAAGGAATGAATTATTTTATGAGATTATTAATGAACTAAATAAGCTATCTATTCCTAACAGCGGGGTAGATAAGTTTAAACTTAAAGAGCATATTGTAACCAAAGATATTTTAGCATTACTTAAATTTATTTTACTTCCCATTGATGATTTGAATCTCGCTTGTTTATTGAAGTCTCCTTTCTTTAATTTAAACGAAGACCAATTAATAGAACTTTGTATAGAGCGCGGTAGTAATTCATTATGGGATTATCTAAAGGATACCCAAAACAGCAAATGGCAGCAATTATATTATCAGCTTAATTATTTTTGTAATCATGAGCATAAGTACAGTCCTTATAAGCTTTTAAGCAACATTTTTGTTACCAATTTAACCTACCAAAGCTTCTTTCAAAGAATGGCAAAACAATCATGGCAAATTATCCAGCAGATTATAAACCTAGCAGAAATTCATGATTATCAATTTGGCCTTCAGCAATTTGTTTATTTTCTAGATAATAACGAAATTGAAGTAAGCTTTAAAAATAACGATCATGCAGTACGTATACTTACTATACATGGATCTAAAGGTTTAGAATCCAATATCGTCATACTTGCTGATACTTGCCAACTACCTAACAATCATCAGAATAAGTTTGTGTGGAAAAATGATAGCTCTCCGTTTGTTTTCTGGAAGGAAGCATCTAAATTTAGACTGGAACAAATAAATGAATTAAACGATAATATTAATCATCAGCTATATGACGAATATTTAAGGTTATTATATGTTGCTATCACTAGAGCCCGTGATGAATTATACATAGCTTCTTCTATTAATCAGCAAACTACCAATGATAACTCATGGTATAAAATCTTAGAGCCAGCTTTTAAATCCTTAAACACAACAGGCAACCAACAAATAAACTCAGAAACCTTAACTAGATTTAACTTATCTACCAACATTCTATCCTATGGACAAAATCAATTTGATTATCGTCCGTTCAACACTGAACACGCCACGCCTAATAATCGTTTAATTACTTCTGTTAAAGAATTTATCAAGCCTACAAAAGAAGAAAAACCATCAGAACATACTAAATTAGGTACATTGCTTCATAAAATTTTAGAATATGCAGATTCTTTAGATAATAATCAAAAAATTATTGCTTTAATTGAATATTTTGAGCCCCTGGCAGACAATAATTTAAAACAAATTGTTATTAATATTCTTGCTAAAATTGATAAATTAGCAGAATTAAAGGCATTATTTTCCTTACCATCATTTAAGGAATACCCTCTTATTTTTAATAATAATGGCTCTGACATTTCTATAAGAATTGATAGATTAATTTTTGCACCGGATCATATTATTATTCTAGATTTTAAATTAACTAAAAATGATCTTCTCTTAGACTCTTACCTTAAACAATTAGATTTATATCAAATAGCCATCAGTGCAAAATTTGCTAATTACGCAATTAAAAAAGCTATTTTATGGCTTACCGAAAGTGAATTGGAGTATATTAATTAA
- a CDS encoding MFS transporter, whose protein sequence is MHNNNQRILPYFMWFLTIMFFGFQFIMRLAPGLVINELIDTYKVTSSSIGVMSAMYYLGYAGMQIPIAVILDRFRPNYVIFACIIIASMGMFLSGNASEWWMVILGRFFVGFGSAAGFLGVSKIVQIYFPKEAYAKMIGFSFTFGLLGAIYGGRPVNDLIAKYGYQNVFSAIAIVGAVIAILILVLFKLPKNYKAVQDPVLKNLKQVVSNPQILMLAIANLLLVGTLEGLADVWGVNFFQYHFGVEKAEAATMTSLIYMGMILGGPLLAYFAKMINSEINTIALSGIVMALIYAIIFKISYHNITLTGLMITFGIMSCYQVLVLSVGSKLVSFELRSITVAFLNCINMMGGTFFHTVIGNVIAFDYYNTPAQNYKLAITVIPIAACIGSLIVILLRLFKKKTVAV, encoded by the coding sequence ATGCATAACAATAATCAAAGAATATTACCATATTTTATGTGGTTTTTAACTATAATGTTTTTTGGGTTTCAATTTATAATGAGACTTGCGCCTGGTCTTGTGATCAATGAATTAATTGATACTTATAAAGTAACATCTTCCAGTATTGGGGTGATGTCTGCAATGTACTATTTAGGTTATGCCGGGATGCAAATTCCTATAGCCGTAATCCTGGATAGGTTTCGCCCTAATTATGTAATTTTTGCTTGTATTATTATTGCCTCAATGGGTATGTTTTTATCTGGTAATGCTAGTGAATGGTGGATGGTGATACTCGGAAGATTTTTTGTAGGGTTTGGTTCTGCTGCAGGTTTTTTAGGTGTTTCAAAGATTGTTCAAATATATTTTCCTAAAGAAGCTTATGCTAAGATGATAGGTTTTAGCTTTACCTTTGGCTTACTTGGAGCAATATATGGAGGCAGACCTGTTAATGATTTAATTGCTAAATATGGATATCAAAATGTATTTAGTGCTATTGCTATAGTAGGAGCTGTCATCGCTATATTAATTTTAGTGCTATTTAAGCTACCTAAGAATTACAAGGCTGTACAAGACCCAGTGCTTAAAAATCTTAAACAAGTAGTTTCTAATCCGCAAATCTTAATGCTCGCTATTGCTAATTTGTTATTGGTGGGTACTTTAGAAGGGTTGGCGGATGTATGGGGGGTGAATTTTTTTCAATATCATTTTGGAGTAGAAAAAGCAGAAGCTGCCACTATGACCTCTTTAATTTATATGGGAATGATTTTAGGCGGTCCATTGCTTGCCTACTTTGCCAAAATGATTAACTCAGAAATTAACACTATTGCTCTAAGTGGAATTGTGATGGCGTTAATCTATGCAATTATCTTTAAAATCTCTTATCATAATATTACTTTAACCGGTTTGATGATTACTTTTGGTATAATGTCTTGCTATCAAGTATTAGTATTGTCAGTAGGCAGTAAGCTCGTAAGCTTTGAACTTAGAAGTATTACCGTGGCATTTTTAAATTGCATTAATATGATGGGTGGTACATTTTTCCATACTGTTATAGGTAATGTTATAGCCTTTGATTATTATAATACCCCAGCACAAAATTATAAATTAGCTATTACAGTTATACCGATAGCTGCTTGTATAGGAAGTTTAATTGTAATTTTGCTAAGACTTTTTAAGAAAAAAACGGTGGCCGTTTAA